cactgccggggcccaagttcaatccctggacagaaGGGATCAATACGTTAGAAAATCTATGAACAAATTCACCACGTCAAGCTGACAAAGTGAAGGGCCAGGCAGCACAAACAGAGGACTGGAGCAGCACTGCTGGGGAAGCTCGTGATGGGGACAAGGGCAGGAGCGGGTGTGTGGTGTTTCCAGTGGCTGCTCAGAACCAGCGGGAGCCTCTCAGAAAGGGATCCAGGCCCTTGGCTGTGAGAAGTGTTAGCCGCTCACCTGGCCGGATCAGGGGCTATAGCTGTAGAAAATGGCAGAACCTTAGACTCCAGCCCTGATCTTTCCACCTCGGAATTCCTCCAAGACTGACTGCTCAGCCTCTAGCTCGTATCCACGGAGTCAGCTCGAGGCTGCCTACTTCTTTGGGAGGCAGATTCAGTCAGATCATGAAAAGGtaagtaaaattaagtaaaacattaataaaattaatagataacataaaatgattatttcaataaacacagaaaaaatcTTTGACATTTAATAtaatactcatttattttttatttattttttattgaagtatagttgaattacaacattgtgttaattactgctgttcAACAAAGTaactcagatatacatatatatgcattctttttcatattcttttccactatggtttgtcacaggatattgaatatagttccctgttctgtACAGTAGGAATTTGTTTGCCCTTTCTAAATATACCATCTGAAtaggttttttaaaacttttttaattgaaggatggctgttttacagtattgttttGGTCTCTGCCATTCATCAACGTGAAtgagccacaggtgtacatatgtcccttccctcttgtacctccctctcccctcccatcccatttttgaaaaaaaaaaaagtaaaatcccTTAACCTAAGAAaggatatgtatttttttaatacacacacacacattccctgtTAAGCTTTGGAAGCACTGTCACTGAAGTCAAACATCAGTAAGAATGCCTGCTGTCCCCTCTATATACTGACACCTCTATTATATTACTGATAGACCTAGTCAATGTAATAAAAACAGTAAGTGAAAGTATAAGAATTAGAAAGGAATTGAAAACTACCCTTATTTTCAGATAACATAATCGTCTACATAGAACATCtaagagaatatataaaaaatatttaaagctaactaaggtccgtctagccaaggctgtggtttttccagtggtcatgtatggatgtgagagctggattgtgaagaaagctgagcaccgaaaaattgatgcttttgaactgtggtgttggagaagactcttgagagtcccttggactgcaaggagatccaaccagtccatcctgaaggagatcagtcctgggtgttcattggaaggactgatgctgaagctgaaactccaatactttggccaaatcatgcgaagaattgactcattggaaaagaccctgatgctgggagggattgggagcaggaggagaaggggacaacagaggatgagatggctggatggcatcaccaactcaatgggcatgagtctgagtcaactccgggagttggtgatggacagggaggtctgacgtgctgcgattcatggggtcgcaaagagtcggacactactgagtgactgaactgaactgaactgaatgggaaagTTCAGGAACATTACAGGCTCTTGCCAGTGTACAAACATAGTATGGAATATTCCTATATACATATCAACCAATTATGCAATGTGATAGAACTAAAAAGCATACATAATAGCACcaaaaaatactaaataataaatctaaaactttaaaaaaattctaaataactaATAAATCCAAAACCTATCTGAAGAAAattattagttattttaaaattcaaacttaGAACTCCCCTGTTGGTGCAGTGGTTCAgaccccacacttccactgcGAAGAGCACAGGTTCCATTCCTTGTTGGAAAGCCCCccatgctgtgtggtgcagccaaaaattaaaataaataaaataaaactcaaactCAAATTGAGGTGAtttcaatttcattctttcttgtggTTCATTCTTGCCTGTGGTTcaagtaagtgaaagttgctcagtcatgtccaactctttgcaaccccatggactatacagtccatggaattctccaggcgagaatactggagtgggtagcctttcccttctccaggggatcttaccaactcagggatcaaacccaggtttgatctgcccgcattgcaggcagattctttaccagctgatccacaggggaatcccaagaatactggagtaggtagcctatcccttctccagaggatcttccctacccaggaatcaaactggggtcttctgcattgcagacggattctttaccgactgagctatcaagggaagcccatggttcAAGTAAAGTCAAAACCAATTTGGATTGAAGCttatttgctttatttcccaGTTGCTCAAACATAGAATATTAGATGTGATCAAATAAAGTCTAATTCAGTGTCCAAATATCTCAACTGGAGGGGGAATCTTAGATGTCTGCCTGTTGGAAGCCCTGCAAGGCTGCCCAACTCATTAGTAGCAGGGCCACGAGTGGAAACCAGGCTTCCTGCTTCCTCTGCAAGGCAACCCTGCACTTACCTCTGTTCTGGTGAAACCACACATGAATTGGAATCTAGAGCAAATCTAGAGAAGCCCAGGTTCCTTCAAGATTTCAGTCCTGTCCCCCAACAAGCGTCTTTCTCCATGTTTCCTTTCTCTGGCAGCTACCATCCTCCCAgcctttcagattcctcattttAAAAGCCTCCATGAGTTCAATGGCTTCCAGATTTCCAGATTTTCTAGACCAGTCAAATGTCTTCCCAAATTCTGGCATTTGAAAATAGAGATGCCAAATTCTGTTTTGTTAACGGAAGCCTTAGGAAAACAACCACCATCTATTTTCACAATCATTTCATTAAAGATCATTTTAACACTGCAATTGGGGACTTCTCTGACAGTCGATTGGTTAAGATGCCACGCTTCCAATATaagggccatgggtttgatccctgcttggggaaataagatcccacatgctgtgtggtgtagccaaaaaaaaaaatgaaaacatttaaaaatgaacattgaAAACATAGGGAATGTAGATTTAAAAGGGATGAATTTTATTATATACAAATTATACCTAAATAAACCTGACTTTTTAAATGCAAGTATGCTAAACTTTGAGTTATAACAATCAAAAATTGGATATATCTAGCTTTGGCACCCCCACCTCCATACTATTTTACTACAAGAGAAAACACCATTATGGACAGAAGAATTTGGGGAAACTACTGCTGTGGACTTTCCCCTGAATGATGTCTTTTTCTTGTCCCTCCTGTCCATTCTTACTGCTCTTATCTATCCAAGCCCTCATCACATCTTTCCTAGACCTCTGAGACAGCCTCCTGCCCGGCTTTTCTTGCGCATGGCTCCCTCTCTGGTCCCTCTCTTGGTGTGCAATCAGAGAGCTTCCTAAAACACAGCCCTAAACGTGTCATTCTGCTACCAGGAACAAAGCCTGGGCCCTTACCCCACACCCTGAGCACCCTTGTCTCCTCCTTCACCGGTTCACACCATGTGGACACCAATGGACTCAGCACTCAAGTTATTTCTTCCTGCGTTCCCTTTTCCCTATGCACTTTCATTCACACTATTTCCCACGCCTTAACTAAGTTTTTCCAATCGTtgtctttttaaatatacattcttcaaagaatatttgaataccacttgtgttttctaaattcatttttctctctgtctaGCATTTGATGTATCATATCATATTATCAATTTCCATATTGTGTGCATATAATTACTGAACAGACAATTTGCTTCATCTTCTCCTCAGCAGAAGACTTTACATCCTCCTTCCCTTGGAAAACAGAAGCCATTAAATAACCACCCCAACTTCTTGCCATCACACCTACAAAGTCACCTGTATCCGTCTACATCATGTTCTCCCACCCTCCCACTCTTCCTACAAACTAATCTTTTTCTTGTCTCCTAATCCTATCCCCTCATCTCTGACCAAGAGCTTGCTTCATCAattatctctcttttcttctaaatttttaaCCTCTTCCTTTCTGCTGATTCTTCCTCTCAATAGTGCTGGGGACACCAGCTAGAAATATTCACACAAATTATTTTCAAGTCAAAATAATTTTGCTGACAGATCCTAAAGACTAGATACCCTGAAGAGCACACACATGCTTAGGAAGGTAAAAGAAACAAACAGTAAACACATTAGCCAGGTAAGAGAATTCTATCATCCATCACCGAGACAAAGAATACTGAAAGTTTATGCCAGGACAACCTCTTCCTTACTCTCAGTCCTACCTTCCAATGAAATATCCGTGACCTATGAATATCTGCTAATATCACCTGGCACCTGATCAAGGCAACTGTGTACACCCAAAGAACTATTCACAGGGATAGCTACTTGCGCCTCTCCTCATCTGGCATTCATCTAAGAGTCCTGGGTCTTCTTTCAGTTCCTCAAGCATGTTGACATCTATCCTGCCTTTGAATATGTCATAACATCTGCCTGAAGCCCTTTGTCATTTCTTCTCCTTCCAACCACTCTGTCTTTGACATGACTGGCTCCTTACCCTTCAACTCtcagctcaaatatcacctcTCCTGACTGCTCTTTTGATATCACCAGGTCCTTCATAGAATTTCTCATGGCttataatttttgttattaatttttcttgCCGCTGGACTGTCAATCACTAGACTATAAACTCTATGAGAACAGGGATTATATCTATCTTACTTACCATTATGTTTTCAGTACCTAGCACATGGAAATACTTGAGAaagtgtggaatgaatgaattacGTTAAAAATTAGCTGAGTGTTATAGTGGTTCTGGAAGAGGAAGCTTAGCAGAACCAACTGAGGTTCTTATTTAAACTAAACAATCCTAAACCTCCCTCCCTAACTACACTTGACACTGTCAAAAAAAAAGCTATAGCTGGACAGTAGTtaaagccataaaaatgaattttattcaGGACTATTGCCATAAGGGCAAAGAGGCTTAGGTACAGAAGGGGGCACAAGTCCAAATGAGCAAGTAGTAACTTATGGCCAAGGGACAGGTGGGAGGTCTGTGAATGGAAAGTTACTAAGAGGTAAAAGGGGAGACTCTGGCTAAACTGACCTAACAAGCTCTTTGGTGAAGGCGGGGCCAGGGTGATCAGACATCaccaagggggtggggagggtaagGAACTTGATCATATTTGGAAAGTGATCAGATGTCCAGGGTGGGGGATTTTTTGATAAACTGACTTAGCAGGGCTCTCGGTAATAATATATTTTGCAAGGAAGTACACAGATGGGTCTAGGACAAGGTTCAGGAGCCCAATTAAAGTTGGGTCAAGCAAAGAATCTCTGCCAATACCTAGAGTCAGTTGTGCCATTTTTTGGATTGGGAGAGGGTACAGGTACACAAATTAGAATATGTGTCCCTCAGAGCCCTGCAGATTCTGGCATAGGGTAAGGGGTATAATATCAGTAATCACCATGGGAAGAGGAACGATTGTGTGCAATTGAGAAAAGTCACACAGCAATCTTCACATGTCATCCCTAGGCTCctgtgagaaccactgctctactcCCATACTTTATTATTCCTCGGATCTTTAGATGGAGAAGCTTGTCAATTCTCAGACCCTCGATCTTTCAGCCAATCtcagaaggaggaaatggcaacccactccagtattcttgcctgggaaatcccatggacagagaaggctggcaggctacgcccatggagtcacaaagagtcagacacgactgagcaagcacCCACTATTCACGCACAGAAAGTCTCtagggtatatatatatggaagctTCCATATGGGTGACAGCTTTGCTCATCTCAACTTTCTTGATCTTTACATTCTTGTCCTCTCCACAGGGACCTTCGATCATTAAACTTACTAAGACATTCTATTTGAAGAGACGCTCTTATACTGATAAAATGAGAAGGCAAAGTTACTTCTTACAAGCTGCTTAATGTGTTGCCGTCACCAATGTAAAATGTTATTAGCACTATGAACTTAAAATCTGGGCCCCTACAAAAAATTTTCAGACAAAGTCATTTCCTATCCAACCCACAGATTCTCCCTTATCAATCTCCCATAAGTCCACACCCTTTAGTTGTATTAAATAAGAAAGGAGGGATGATATAGCAGGGGTAATGGTGAGGGGTACAAATTAAAGGGGTTTAGAACaatattcttattctttttttcaactGCAAATTCTTCCAACACTTCTTGCTTTGGGGAGAAACACTACAGGGTAAAATAGGAAGCAGTTCTAAGTGTTATCCCTGAGGGTCTTGTCTATGCACTAACCAACGATTaaaacagtttcctcatcttactTAGGACTGAAATGAATGGGTAGAGTTAAGATACTCAAGAAGATTAGAATTTCAATTGAACTGCTTTCTGGAAAAGCAGTGGACTATGAAACTATTTAATTactcttttcagtttttaaaaattaaaatgcaacacATTTCAATCACAACTAAGCCTGGTATTCAAATGGAAATGTGACTCCCCTAAAATATATTGATCTAATTTCTATTAAAGAAAGAAGTGTTTTCTGGGGAATTTGAGAGTCCATACAGCCTGCTCAATTGACTTGGGTGAtacagagagaaaagacaaacCTTTGGAGAAATTACAGCTGAAATCATGATTTAGGATTGATTGAGCTAGTCCTGCCTTCTCTCTTGGTGTCTGCTCCCtcctctgggaaaaaaaaagtgataatagtaTCTTGCAGGATAAATAAGAGGACCAGTCATGCTAAcggtaataataaaagcaaagggCAATAAGAGAAAAGGGCAATTGTGTATGGCAATATTTTAAACACCATATTCTAGGTCCCTAAGAATCAGTGGAGGGACTTTATTTTTACATTCTATTTTTATGCAAGGGCCTCCTGAGTTTGCATTAGGAAAAAGCCACTGTTCTTCTCAAGATGCTTCTTCCTAAATATTATTTAGTTTGATTTACAGTCCCAGaaatgtgacctcaggcaagcgcTCAGAAACATTTAATGGCTCCTAAACTTTACATTTAAGATTTTTGTATTTCTCAAGTTGAACCTGCCTTCATTGATTTCACTTGTTCCCTTCAAAACTGTTTACTGAAATGACCATTTTTCCCTTTGAACTGAGAATATTTCCAAGATTGTGTATTAAACAATGGTAATTATTGGGTCTCACACCCTTAGAGCACCCACTAAAACAGCTATTTACCTTCCTCTGGACATAAAGCAACCCCCAAAGAGTCTACTTTTTTAACCAAGGCATAACTTCTAATAAAGGAATTGTCAaaacaaaattcttaatttttcaaattgCTCTTAATGTGACTAAAGGCTGAAATAATTTCTCTTCTATTGTTCTCCCTGTTTAAGGGTTCTAGCTGAAGGttttaataaacaaaatgtatCAACTCAACTCCAATCATCTtcatttcatctctctctctcttctcacacacacacacacacacacacacacacacacagcacccacaaatacacccatacacacacacacacactttgcacACCACTGCAATCAAAGCAAAATAATGTACCAAAGTTTGTGCAGCAAACTCCTAATTAATGATGAAAGCTCCTCGGAGTCCTGGTGCTGTTTTCCCAGTGGaccactattttaaaaatatttttccttgaaaACAACAGCATGATTAATCCCACCTTTCCTATTTAAATTACTTAGGCAGAAACAACAATGCACTATGAGCAATTATGAAAAACACTTTATTATGTATAATTTGTACATGCTTCAATTTGTGATGCTTGGGTGATCTATTTTCCAGGTTGTGATGTCATCTGTCAAGATTTTAACTGATCTAATTTTCATCCTGTCATGCCACCTACAAAAATACAATTTGCAAAGTGAAGGTCTTCCTCTCTACTTAAATATCCACTTTTAAAAGTTTGCCAGACAGAGAAAATAAGAATAGAATACTTTGTACACATATCAACACCATACAAGGCATTATCCTTCACACAATAACAtctaatgtgttctttttatttggAAACAGCAGGAAGAGAGCCCCCTTTTCCTTAGAGGGAAACGCAAACTTTGTTGCTAAAGCCAAACTCCAGGGATGAAGGTGTGGTCCCCTggggaaagtggggagggggcttaTGGAGACGCATGGGTGCCTCATAAGCACTTCAGGAGGAAGGAATTGCAGGAGGTTCCTCGGGGACAGTCACATAGCTTCCCAATCCTAGCTCCTTTCCGCACGGCGCACTGCTCTCCCGCGTCACACTGCAAACAACACAACGTGTAGTCACGCCGCAGAAGCGCACCTGTGCTCCCAACAGGCGCGTCTCCCCATCACAAAGTCTGcctctggggagggagatgaaCCCTGCCACCGTCACCGTGGGTCTAAGTATAGTCAGGCTTGAAACAAGGAGAGCCTTGTGCTTATCATTTGAGAGAGAGaacataagaagaatgaaatttaaattaCTGAACTCCTCCTACTGTCTTCTACCTTTTTTCAGGGAAGTTACCTTTGCTGGGTCCTTCAGttgctcataaaaaaaaaaaaaaaaaaaaaaaaaattcaaccagACCTTTTCATCTAAGAAATAAACAATAGACCTCACAATCCTTGCTCCCTGTATCCACCTTCTCATCccaagaaaaaagattaaaatgtgtgtgtgtgtgtgtgtgttattcaaGGAAGGTGAACAGACAGGAATCAAGATTCTTTACATCAACTTAGGTTTTTAAAAACTGGCAGTGCTTCAGAAGGCAGGAAGTAAATTACAGGAACAAGAATTGACTAGATTCAAGGACTCTTCCACTCAGAGAATTCTTtgggatattaaaaaaataaataaataaaagcatattttCAGGAAATACTGCTTTCCACAGAAACCCAAGGGCAGATTCCTGGTACCAGCTGGTCGATGTTCCGGAATGGCCAATCTACTCTTATCTTTAGAGACCAAGAGGAAAGGGTTGACACGGTGGAAGCAAAGGGGGAGCCCACGGAACTCTGCAAACCCATTATCTGAATGAATAGCCACATCCTGGGAAGAAGCTGGTGTCTAAGGTTCAAGGGGGTGCATTTCCTCGTGGAAAAGCATGGGGAGGGGTGACCCCGAAGCCTTACCATGGGGACTTGGCCATACTTCTTCTCATAAATTGGAATGCGTTTACTCTTGAGCTTCTTCAGAACTTCCTGCAGCGCTTCAATCTGCAACACACCGCCCCCCGGATCCCCAAGTTGCCGCCTTGGCTGTGCGCCCAGCCCAGGTGCTCACTTCCAGCCCTAGTTATAAGGAACCGGGGCACCACACACTCCTCCCCTGGACTCCGCAAAGAGGGACGTTCGAGGGGTGGAAACTTAGCGAGCGCTGTCCCACGGACTGACCGCAGGGCCAGGAGCCGCAGAGACTCCTGTTGCTCCGAGGAGCCGGGATCAGGGAGCTGCTCCACAGACTATCTGCAGCCCGTGGGCTCAAGACGTTCTTCGGGTGAGAGCGGGAGCCGGGGATCTGTGCCCACCTCCCcggaccctgactctgggaatcggggtggagaggcagggagagagagagagagagacgcgTGCAAAGCAAGGAACCTCGCGGCAAAGCCAGGGGAGTCAGGGGCGAGGGGGGTACCGACCAGCTCCTTCTCATGGGAGGCATCCTCCACGGCGGAGTAGATGTCCAGGGCTCGCGGCTGGAGCTCGGCGTCCTCCTGGGCTAGGGCGCCCAGCAaaggtagcagcagcagcagggcggCGCCCAGGAGGGGCAGCAGGCGCAGGCGGGGGCTCTCCATGGTGCTGAAACTCGGCGCTACTCGGGCACCCCGCGCTCCCACCTTTTATAGCGAGCCTGAGCCGGGGCGCAGGGAAGAAGGAGGGGgcgatgaaggaaggaagggggtgtGGAGGAGGGTCCGGGTCAACCGTCTGTAGGCAGCGCTTCGCCGCCGCTTGACGTCAATGCCCGCCGGGCTCCAGGCGCCCCGGAACGAGGTTCTGCGCACAGATGGGCAAGTGCTCGGAGAACCGGGACCCTGCGCCCCCAAGTGCTGTCAGCCCCGCGGCAAGGGACGCTCCCAGAGGGGCCTGAGCTGAAGTTCAGGGGCGAGAGGTGAGGGATGGAGAGCGGGAGGGGACTAGGGAATGGAAAATGCCTTCGGGTCAAGGCACAGACTGAAGCGTCCCTCCCCATCACCTGGCAGCCGCGGCAGCAGCGCGGTCCACCTCACAGCAGTGCCTCGCTCCTCACCCCAGCCCCGTTTGCGGCCCCAGGAAGACGGTGTTGCCTCCAGGCACGAACGTTTGCTGAGCACCTTACTAGGCACTCTGTGGTGGAGGGGAGGCAAATACAGTccataaagagagagagagagagagaaatcacgGCCTTCCTCCTACTGGGTTCTTTGATGGAGTCTGTGTGGtaatgagaagaaaaggaaaacagactaACCCCAACTCAGTAGCGATGTGGAGAGTGTAGGGAGCCCGATTCTGGCTTCAGTCCTGGCTCTACCCTTACAAACTGTGTGTGTGACTTTGAGCACAAGGATGAAAATATCTGAGCCTCAccggttttttgtttttgttttggaaaactgGAATTTCAAAATGTACCTCACAATGTTTTCAAGAGAATGGAATGATAGATTAGGTATGTAAAACCCCTGGCCCTTAGCACAATTAGCGCCAAGCCTTTCCTTTGAAATTTGAGGCTGACCGAACAAGTGACTGTGGGCTTTTCCTCATCTAACGTGGCCATCCTCGGAAGCCCTCCTATTCACCGCCCCCCTGAAATCTAAGAAGTCTGACtagagagaaagcaaagagggTGAGGAAAATGCAACAACCTAATTATGGAATTATCTTCAAAGATCAAAAGTCAATGGTGAGCCAGGTCCTCAGTGACtgcaaaagacatttttttcagaGCTTGGAGTTCCTACAGTCTAAATGGAGATGAAATTCCTATAGGAGATGTTTTCCCACTTACCTAGAGGCTTATCCCACCTGTCTGCCCATCTGGCTTCTTCTTTCACCACACCCACTTTCTCTTAACTGCTCCCGAATCTATCCACTCTTGCCCAGCCCCGTTGCTACCACCCCAGTTCTGGACAGCTGCCCCAACCTACTTCGTGCTTACCCCCAGCTGCCACCCCATCTTCTCTTGCTTTCCTCTAATCCATAAGTCACCCCCAAGCAGAGTGTTTTTCCCCTTAAAGTACACTAATGGCTTCCCATTACTTTCCATACTaagcgtgtgtgctaagtcacttaggttgtgtccaactctttccgaccctatGGACGGGAGCCcatgaggctcttctgtccatgggattctccaagcaggaatactggagtgggttaccatgcccttctccagggcatcttccccacccagggttcaaacctgcatctcttatgtctcctgcattggcaagcagattctttaccactagtgccacctgcaaagccccctCATACTAAGCACTGAATCTAAATTCTTTATCCTGACTTACAAAGTACTACTTGATCTGTACCCCTCTCCAACCACATGTCCTATTGTTCTGCACAGGTCCCTCTGCTCCAGCCTCAGtagccttctttttggtcttcTCACAGGCCAAGTTCATTTCCACTTTGAGGCCTTTATGCTTACCTTGCCTAGAGGCCTTTATACTCACCTTGCCTAGAAAGTTCCTTCATCCCCAAATGACTATTTCCTGTCATTAGAATCTCAGTTTCAATGTCCTTGACCACCCCATATAAAATATCTACCAATTTATTCTCCCACAGATTTATCATTTAGCAGACCATCTGGGTCATTAGGCTAGTTAATACATAATATGTTGTTTCATTTATCAAGTTATTTAATGGCTACTCAAATGCACACTGGAAAGCAAGTCAAGAAGTAatatctca
The Dama dama isolate Ldn47 chromosome 25, ASM3311817v1, whole genome shotgun sequence genome window above contains:
- the CARTPT gene encoding cocaine- and amphetamine-regulated transcript protein, producing MESPRLRLLPLLGAALLLLLPLLGALAQEDAELQPRALDIYSAVEDASHEKELIEALQEVLKKLKSKRIPIYEKKYGQVPMCDAGEQCAVRKGARIGKLCDCPRGTSCNSFLLKCL